Proteins encoded by one window of Labrus bergylta chromosome 2, fLabBer1.1, whole genome shotgun sequence:
- the si:ch211-102c2.8 gene encoding trichohyalin isoform X1 encodes MIRFPAIFTLACICKTVNAVFLKQVQPQKRHATSRDCDCSDTAPLRWSQSLSKDTGLGSTTQTNDTPMSCLDLIHTPTMEITSERSSSCWGGPVTPEETELKSDRRRRRDEEDMESQREQVMWRLEKLLGDTCNVGGLAGETHPASDSICTEDFITRFRDEMVELAFPERYIQQQDPEEEPERAEISDCDTLQNEPQQKGFLNVDRGETAQTGRINKDTETAHYSEAKKISERKDPGRRLSDSCAVNMSCSERADAGGRYKTQERRGEDNSISFKAEVEHETQRQSASCSPKARCLAGVPVRSFDTVSIDSDLDSVCTEQVRLHIHRRPGWRSLIQSVTGMDDFSSNQSECDSQTQEDSDPRPSSVQSSLNGNRDNRSSSIRRSQRNKRETHRLVCSLEDKDTDEEMDHWRRSSEKMLSDCAETRERLSTLQQKCQKEEESLQLKTTQVKDAERALSHLQQRRKHALQDLELLKVETTKMDKEKRRLEFVLRDHRAEKDSISCQLQEMQRQKKACPVEQPRVVMTVLEREEMDRQLDSAKTELFAEQRRAREKLESMQEKLEETREELQRVTDAESILRTRCACLEEKQMQKKDQVEGEYRIRVGTLEKMLAQRELQLLDLKEQHLVLKAERDGLKGELQRLQTLHSNALKEAQEQVHRMTVNKQSEAEKAVSLTRHIESLKSSIKLREEEVRKLRDSLEQQKEDASNREEELRVEACRKVHEAVEEARRKWEAEKVEAWQLHCGILEEQNRKRLESMQSEKQRERSKTSALQHKVLELKTRVQELESESSVQQREHESLLAVICKSLKEEHQAELQKMQTQMAEESQRAAQRLEQAVQLAEREADRLRLMLEERESGHHEITAELDQQLRHCARALTAECQHLLLLVEQSGAKQSSVEITPSSTVAEALTNLQKLRERLKHLIRHLNQQLDTQKETIEQLRKAKERELSIQRQQLRMERNQAMDSLKERLIQEHIEELSSLNVAHMCDGGAEGGGGAAASLRKQLKAKDVELRQVQRSMAQWKEQTAARLACKFEEELTSELERCKIKLLKGRKTSKTQEETPRKPKRPDKDVMPCAKEVQIPVCSPSLHVAASHSSSDVASFKLLRYLQSRVKQLRVENQAYTSTPKSSNTTPLDLSGSYLTTITQDISGIQSLSSIRTVSS; translated from the exons ATGATCAGATTTCCAGCGATTTTTACGCTTGCATGTATTTGTAAAACAGTGAacgctgtttttttaaagcaggtcCAGCCTCAGAAGCGTCATGCAACTTCCAGGGATTGTGATtgcagtgatacag CTCCTCTCAGGTGGAGTCAATCCCTGAGCAAAGACACTGGCCTTGGAAGTACAACTCAGACAAACGACACTCCCATGTCTTGTCTTGATTTGATACACACTCCGACGATGGAGATAACATCGG AGAGAAGCTCCAGCTGCTGGGGAGGTCCTGTCACTCCTGAGGAAACTGAACTGAAGTCAgacagaaggagaagaagagacgAGGAGGACATGGAGTCTCAGAGGGAGCAGGTCATGTGGAGGCTCGAGAAGCTGCTCGGTGACACCTGTAACGTCGgaggtctggcaggagaaacccACCCTGCTTCAGACAGCATCTGCACCGAGGACTTCATCACACGCTTCAGAGACGAGATGGTTGAACTTGCATTTCCAGAGAGATATATTCAACAGCAAGACCCAGAAGAAGAGCCTGAGAGGGCGGAGATATCAGACTGTGACACTTTGCAGAATGAACCACAGCAGAAAGGTTTTCTTAATGTTGACAGAGGAGAAACAGCTCAGACTGGGAGGATtaataaagacacagagactgCTCACTATTCTGAGGCAAAGAAGATATCTGAGAGAAAGGATCCGGGGAGACGTCTGTCTGACAGCTGTGCAGTAAATATGTCATGCAGTGAGAGAGCAGACGCTGGAGGAAGATACAAAACACAAGAGAGGCGCGGTGAAGATAACAGCA tctctttTAAAGCAGAGGTTGAACATGAGACTCAGCGACAGTCTGCCAGTTGTTCTCCTAAGGCCAGGTGCTTGGCAG GTGTgcctgtgaggagttttgacACGGTGTCCATTGACAGTGACCTCGACTCAGTCTGCACGGAGCAAGTCAGGCTGCACATCCACAGGCGCCCAG GATGGCGCTCTCTCATTCAGTCTGTCACAGGCATGGATGACTTCAGTAGCAACCAGAGTGAGTGTGACTCACAAACACAGGAAGACAGTGATCCTCGACCTTCCTCCG tgcAAAGCTCTTTGAATGGAAACAGAGACAACAGAAGTTCCTCTATCCGTAGATCACAGCGTAATAAAAGAGAAACTCACAG ACTCGTGTGCTCTTTGGAGGACAAGGACACAGATGAGGAAATGGATCACTGGAGGAGGAGCTCAGAGAAGATGCTGTCTGATTGTGCCGAGACGAGAGAGCGGCTCTCTACACTCCAACAA AAATGTcagaaagaggaggagtcaCTGCAGCTGAAGACGACTCAGGTAAAAGATGCTGAGCGAGCTCTCTCCCATCTTCAACAGAGAAGAAAG CATGCCTTGCAGGATTTAGAGCTTCTGAAAGTGGAGACAACAAAGATGGACaaggagaagaggaggctgGAGTTTGTTCTGAGAGACCACCGAGCAGAGAAAGATTCTATAAG ttGCCAGTTGCAGGAAATGCAGAGGCAGAAGAAAGCCTGTCCAGTCGAG CAGCCCCGTGTGGTCATGACTGTGttggagagggaggagatggaCAGACAGCTGGATTCGGCCAAAACAGAACTGTTTGCTGAGCAGAGGCGTGCACGAGAGAAGCTGGAGTCCATGCAAGAA AAGTTGGAGGAGACTCgtgaggagctgcagagggtCACAGACGCAGAGAGCATACTGAGGACCAGGTGTGCATGTTTGGAGGAgaaacaaatgcagaaaaaggaTCAGGTGGAG GGTGAATATAGGATCAGAGTGGGAACCCTGGAGAAGATGCTGGCtcagagagagctgcagctgcttgatttaaaggagcaacattTGGTCCTTAAAGCAGAAAGAGATGGACTGAAGGGGGAGCTACAACGCTTACAAACTCTGCACTCCAATGCACTGAAAGAGGCCCAGGAGCAAGTCCACAGAATGACG GTCAATAAGCAGAGTGAAGCAGAGAAGGCCGTCTCTCTCACACGGCACATTGAGTCCTTGAAAAGTTCGATCAAG CTcagagaagaggaggtgaggaagcTGAGGGATTCTCTGGAGCAGCAGAAGGAGGATGCGAGTAACCGTGAAGAGGAGCTGCGTGTAGAAGCCTGCAGAAAG GTGCATGAGGCAGTCGAGGAGGCGAGGAGGAAGTGGGAGGCAGAAAAAGTGGAAGCTTGGCAGCTGCACTGTGGGATCCTGGAGGAGCAGAACAGAAAGCGACTGGAGAGCATGCAGAGCGAGAAGCAGCGAGAGAGGAGCAAAACATCGGCTCTTCAACATAAAGTGCTTGAGCTAAAAACA CGGGTGCAGGAGTTGGAGAGCGAGAGCAGCGTGCAGCAGAGAGAGCACGAGTCGTTGCTGGCTGTAATTTGTAAATCTCTGAAGGAGGAGCACCAGGCTGAGCTGCAGAAGATGCAGACACAGATGGCAGAG GAGAGTCAGAGGGCAGCGCAGCGGCTCGAGCAGGCTGTGCagctggcagagagagaggctgacagGCTCCGGCTGATGCttgaagagagggagagtggcCATCATGAAATCACAGCTGAGCTGGATCAGCAGTTACGGCACTGCGCCCGGGCGCTCACAGCGGAGTGCCAACATCTCCTCCTGTTAGTGGAGCAGAGTGGAGCCAAACAAAGTTCTGTGGAAATAACCCCCAG CTCTACAGTAGCCGAGGCTTTAACAAACCTGCAGAAGCTAAGAGAGCGGTTGAAGCATCTTATACGTCATCTAAACCAGCAGCttgacacacagaaagaaaccaTCGAGCAGCTGAGGAAAGCCAAG GAGCGAGAACTGAGTATACAGAGGCAACAGCTGAGGATGGAGAGAAACCAGGCCATGGATTCACTAAAGGAGCGTCTCATTCAG gagcaCATCGAGGAGCTAAGCAGTCTGAATGTGGCTCATATGTgtgatggaggagctgaaggaggaggaggagcagcagcgtCTCTGCGCAAACAGCTGAAGGCCAAAGACGTGGAGCTCAGACAGGTTCAGAGGAGCATGGCTCAGTGGAAGGAGCAGACTGCAGCGCGTCTGGCGTGCAAGTTTGAGGAGGAGTTGACATCTGAACTGGAGAG GTGCAAGATAAAGTTGTTAAAGGGCAG aaaaacatcaaagaccCAAGAAGAGACTCCGAGGAAACCGAAGAGGCCGGACAAAGACGTGATGCCTTGTGCCAAG GAGGTTCAGATTCCAGTttgctctccctccctccacgTTGCTGCCTCCCACAGCTCGTCAGA